The proteins below come from a single Lonchura striata isolate bLonStr1 chromosome 10, bLonStr1.mat, whole genome shotgun sequence genomic window:
- the TRIM59 gene encoding tripartite motif-containing protein 59, whose translation MERLEEELTCPICCDTFVDPRVLPCSHTFCGPCLRELLQPAAGLSCPSCRAAVAVPAAGIEALPINFALKAVIEKCQQEERAGTGSTGTCGAHPRQPLNIYCLRDRQLVCGLCITVGKHRGHNIDDLQSAYRKARVASGQLLGQLADPCRSEVFLRAERLLQQKAQCQSTLQSDREAVLKYFKELGDVLEDKKAALLSALNELDSRILEKYDPLIEEVEKLKLEEIELKELHLALVMEESPLLFLEKMNELQLRLHALRLRQLPEPEPVEIYPRMKKVLQYMWSPTEIGQVHRIRTPKLSLARKSCRNRALSALPSLILMLTSLLLLWHKDPYGFLLLLISFAILWYEEISCDTISAPLAQLWEFLLRIYQHFCTYLQAPMQESAV comes from the coding sequence ATGGAGCGGCTGGAGGAGGAGCTGACCTGTCCCATCTGCTGCGACACCTTCGTGGACCCGCGGGTGCTGCCGTGCTCGCACACCTTCTGCGGGCCGTGCCTGcgggagctcctgcagcccgCCGCGGGCctcagctgccccagctgcagggctgcggTGGCCGTGCCCGCCGCCGGAATCGAGGCGCTGCCCATCAACTTCGCCCTCAAGGCCGTGATCGAgaagtgccagcaggaggagcGGGCCGGCACCGGCAGCACCGGGACGTGCGGGGCGCACCCCCGGCAGCCGCTCAACATTTACTGCCTGCGGGACCGGCAGCTGGTGTGCGGCCTGTGCATCACCGTCGGCAAGCACCGCGGGCACAACATCGACGACCTCCAGAGCGCCTACAGGAAAGCCAGGGTGGCAtcggggcagctcctggggcagctggCGGATCCCTGCCGCTCCGAGGTGTTCTTGCGCGCCgagaggctgctgcagcagaaggcccagtgccagagcaccctgcagagtGACAGGGAAGCTGTGCTCAAGTATTTTAAGGAACTCGGTGATGTCTTGGAGGACAaaaaagcagctctgctgagtgCACTGAATGAACTCGACAGCCGCATTTTGGAGAAATACGATCCCCTCATTGAGGAGGTGGAGAAACTGAAGTTAGAAGAGATAGAGCTAAAGGAGCTGCACTTGGCCCTTGTGATGGAGGAGTCCCCACTGCTtttcctggagaagatgaaCGAGCTGCAGCTGCGGCTCCACGCTCTCAGGCTGAGGCAGCTCCCGGAGCCTGAACCTGTGGAGATCTATCCTAGGATGAAGAAGGTGCTGCAGTACATGTGGTCTCCAACTGAAATAGGGCAGGTGCACAGGATCCGCACACCAAAGCTCAGCCTGGCTCGCAAAAGCTGTAGAAATCGAGCACTATCTGCTCTTCCTTCTCTTATACTGATGCTGACTTCACTTCTGTTGTTATGGCACAAGGACCCATATGgttttctgctgctcctgattTCATTTGCGATATTATGGTATGAGGAAATCTCATGTGACACCATCTCAGCTCCTCTGGCGCAACtctgggaattcctgctgcGCATTTATCAGCATTTCTGCACCTACCTGCAGGCCCCAATGCAGGAGTCGGCTGTTTAG